One region of Pangasianodon hypophthalmus isolate fPanHyp1 chromosome 15, fPanHyp1.pri, whole genome shotgun sequence genomic DNA includes:
- the angptl5 gene encoding angiopoietin-related protein 5, translating into MIWITLFWLHMFPNLLALPNMTVDINTAALDEPVTLAEDFEDASLQNQKEHRVRNVDREKCTVPCEMTAKLMQEEKHSWCSNLQHAMTTYTRSTRKLIRDLIDEQQKTLEFLSNQVMELTTKVHSLSLDVQRSNSEMFSVKPMHAHGRDCTDIKETLEAVTPKIPSGVYIIQPENSELLFEVFCEMDYMEGGWTVIQRRTDGLTDFKRAWSNYLDGFGPLPGEHWLGLRKVHSIVSQKNTRFKLHISFVSQDDSTAYASYDNFWLEDESKFFAIHLGRYAGSAGDAFRGYEQEQNQDTAPFSTSDVDNDGCIPFCTFDGKAVESCSVQHNNTGWWFNQCGQANLNGSPLDQDPSTQPHLHWDTWTKNGEPVSIKSVTMKIRRVEGSNLK; encoded by the exons ATGATTTGGATCACCTTGTTTTGGCTTCATATGTTCCCAAATCTTCTTGCATTACCCAACATGACTGTG GACATAAACACTGCTGCACTTGATGAACCTGTGACGTTAGCTGAGGACTTTGAGGATGCTTCTCTACAGAACCAGAAAGAACACAGGGTTAGAAATGTCGATAGAGAAAAGTGCACAGTGCCATGTGAGATGACAGCAAAACTCATGCAAGAAGAGAAGCACTCTTGGTGCA GTAACCTCCAGCATGCCATGACAACATATACCAGGAGCACCAGAAAGCTGATCCGAGATTTAATTGATGAACAGCAGAAGACTCTGGAATTCCTCTCAAACCAG GTAATGGAACTTACAACCAAAGTCCACAGTCTCAGTTTAGATGTGCAGAGGAGCAACAGCGAGATGTTTTCTGTGAAGCCCATGCATGCTCATG GTAGAGACTGCACTGACATCAAGGAAACACTAGAGGCAGTAACACCAAAAATTCCAAGCGGGGTTTATATTATTCAACCTGAAAACTCTGAGCTTTTGTTTGAG GTATTTTGTGAGATGGATTACATGGAGGGAGGTTGGACGGTCATTCAGAGGCGGACTGATGGCCTGACTGACTTTAAACGCGCGTGGTCGAACTACCTGGATGGATTTGGACCCCTACCTG GAGAACACTGGCTCGGTTTGAGGAAGGTGCACAGTATTGTGAGTCAGAAGAACACACGCTTTAAGCTTCATATATCCTTCGTCTCTCAAGATGACTCCACTGCGTACGCCTCTTACGACAATTTCTGGCTTGAAGACGAGAGCAAATTCTTTGCAATTCATCTCGGCAGATATGCTGGTAGTGCAG GTGATGCTTTCAGAGGATATGAGCAAGAGCAGAATCAGGACACGGCACCTTTCAGCACCTCAGATGTAGATAACGATGGCTGCATTCCTTTCTGCACTTTTGATGGCAAAGCTGTGGAGAGCTGCAGCGTGCAACACAACAACACAGGCTGGTGGTTTAATCAGTGTGGTCAGGCGAACCTCAACGGCTCTCCACTGGACCAAGATCCCTCTACTCAGCCGCACCTTCACTGGGACACGTGGACTAAGAACGGAGAACCTGTCAGCATCAAGTCAGTAACCATGAAGATCAGGAGAGTTGAAGGCTCAAATCTGAAATAA
- the cfap300 gene encoding cilia- and flagella-associated protein 300 isoform X2 codes for MASATHAFDQTFTFNVLPNRKFTFLEDSCVSDLLMKWSMLGRISAQAFNFDQVFQSYMKNDFALNFFQDPCVKNNLRVLDTSGVWKPLGRDVTHVDVELVPCTKVSVDIFDPLFSSGIVHPPGHIAKCFHDVHPDFDELRMMLLEEDSDNYHVVSPCDRQEFLFRLFKHIVLGGELSQYEDVITPYIETAKTIYKDLVSVQKDSDTKMISVVSTILKVSAYDDHGLCYPSGRDNEQTFTYLCIDPFKRHVYVLYHSFGIGLFSNNDVLCS; via the exons ATGGCGAGTGCGACGCACGCGTTTGATCAAACCTTCACGTTTAATGTGCTTCCCAACAGAAAGTTCACATTCCTGGAAGATTCGTGTGTATCGGATCTGTTGATGAAATG GTCCATGTTGGGGAGAATTTCCGCCCAGGCCTTTAACTTTGACCAGGTCTTTCAGTCTTACATGAAGAATGACTTTGCTCTG AACTTCTTTCAGGACCCTTGTGTGAAAAACAACTTGCGTGTGTTGGACACTTCAGGCGTGTGGAAACCTCTGG GCAGAGATGTTACACATGTGGACGTGGAACTTGTTCCATGCACTAAAGTGTCTGTGGACATATTTGATCCACTTTTCTCCAGTGGAATCGTGCATCCTCCCGGTCACATTGCCAAATGTTTCCACGACGTACATCCTGACTTTGATGAGTTGCGGATG ATGCTGCTTGAAGAGGACTCTGATAACTATCATGTGGTCAGTCCATGTGACCGTCAGGAGTTCCTGTTTAGGCTGTTTAAGCACATCGTACTGGGTGGTGAACTCTCCCAGTATGAAGACGTCATCACTCCCTACATTGAAACTGCAAAAACAATTTATAAAGATTTGGTGAG TGTTCAGAAAGATTCGGACACTAAGATGATCAGCGTCGTATCAACGATTTTGAAAGTCTCTGCTTAT GATGATCATGGCTTGTGTTATCCCTCTGGAAGAGACAACGAGCAGACATTCACCTATCTGTGCATTGATCCTTTCAAAAGACATGTGTATGTCTTGTACCACAGTTTTGGCATTGGCCTGTTTTCTAATAATGATGTTCTGTGCTCTTGA
- the cfap300 gene encoding cilia- and flagella-associated protein 300 isoform X1, with the protein MASATHAFDQTFTFNVLPNRKFTFLEDSCVSDLLMKWSMLGRISAQAFNFDQVFQSYMKNDFALNFFQDPCVKNNLRVLDTSGVWKPLGRDVTHVDVELVPCTKVSVDIFDPLFSSGIVHPPGHIAKCFHDVHPDFDELRMVSMQMLLEEDSDNYHVVSPCDRQEFLFRLFKHIVLGGELSQYEDVITPYIETAKTIYKDLVSVQKDSDTKMISVVSTILKVSAYDDHGLCYPSGRDNEQTFTYLCIDPFKRHVYVLYHSFGIGLFSNNDVLCS; encoded by the exons ATGGCGAGTGCGACGCACGCGTTTGATCAAACCTTCACGTTTAATGTGCTTCCCAACAGAAAGTTCACATTCCTGGAAGATTCGTGTGTATCGGATCTGTTGATGAAATG GTCCATGTTGGGGAGAATTTCCGCCCAGGCCTTTAACTTTGACCAGGTCTTTCAGTCTTACATGAAGAATGACTTTGCTCTG AACTTCTTTCAGGACCCTTGTGTGAAAAACAACTTGCGTGTGTTGGACACTTCAGGCGTGTGGAAACCTCTGG GCAGAGATGTTACACATGTGGACGTGGAACTTGTTCCATGCACTAAAGTGTCTGTGGACATATTTGATCCACTTTTCTCCAGTGGAATCGTGCATCCTCCCGGTCACATTGCCAAATGTTTCCACGACGTACATCCTGACTTTGATGAGTTGCGGATGGTAAGCATGCAG ATGCTGCTTGAAGAGGACTCTGATAACTATCATGTGGTCAGTCCATGTGACCGTCAGGAGTTCCTGTTTAGGCTGTTTAAGCACATCGTACTGGGTGGTGAACTCTCCCAGTATGAAGACGTCATCACTCCCTACATTGAAACTGCAAAAACAATTTATAAAGATTTGGTGAG TGTTCAGAAAGATTCGGACACTAAGATGATCAGCGTCGTATCAACGATTTTGAAAGTCTCTGCTTAT GATGATCATGGCTTGTGTTATCCCTCTGGAAGAGACAACGAGCAGACATTCACCTATCTGTGCATTGATCCTTTCAAAAGACATGTGTATGTCTTGTACCACAGTTTTGGCATTGGCCTGTTTTCTAATAATGATGTTCTGTGCTCTTGA